GCCAGCGTCCTGTGCGACGTGTTGCGCGATGCGGGCTATTCCGCGATGAGTGTCAACTCCGGGGCGCAAGCGCTAGCCATGGTCGAAAGTGAGGAGCCCGACCTGGTGATCACAGACCTGCGCATGAGCCAGATGGACGGGCACCAGCTGCAGACCGAACTGAAGAGGCGCCTCCCCAGCCTGTCGGTGATCGTGATTACCGCCTTCGGGTCGATCGCCAACGCAGTTGAGTCGATGAAGCTGGGGGCATTCGATTACCTCACCAAACCGTTCGGCAACGACGAGTTCCTGCTGGTGGTGTCGCGTGCCCTCGAAAATCGCGATCTGCGCCGGGAGGTGAGGCGCCTGCGCGGAGAACTCGCGCACACCTACGGGATGTCGAATATCGTCGCAGCCAACCCGCGAATGCTCGCGGTACTGGAGACCATTCGGCAGGTGGCCGACATGCCAGCTACCGTTCTGCTGTTGGGCGAGAGCGGCACCGGCAAGGAACTGCTCGCGCGCTTGCTACATTTCGAAAGTGTGCGTCGCGAGCGGCCGTTCGTGCCAATCAATTGCTCGGCCATTCCGGAGAACCTCATAGAAAGCGAGCTGTTCGGCTACATCAAGGGTGCCTTCACCGATGCGCGGGGAAGCAAAGAGGGGCTTTTTCAGGCGGCTCAGGGCGGCACTCTGTACCTCGATGAAATCGGCGACATGCCGCTTGCGCTGCAGGCCAAACTGCTCCGCATCATCGAAGACAAACGCGTGCGTCCGCTAGGCGCCACCGTCGAGAAGGGCATCGATGTTCGCATTGTGGCGGCGACCAACACCGATCTTGAAGTCGCGGTGGCCCAGTCAAAATTCCGCGCCGACCTCTACTACCGGCTTGCCACCATCACGGTTCACATACCTCCCCTGCG
This is a stretch of genomic DNA from Candidatus Binataceae bacterium. It encodes these proteins:
- a CDS encoding sigma-54 dependent transcriptional regulator, with the protein product MNANEPKIMVVDDDAEMASVLCDVLRDAGYSAMSVNSGAQALAMVESEEPDLVITDLRMSQMDGHQLQTELKRRLPSLSVIVITAFGSIANAVESMKLGAFDYLTKPFGNDEFLLVVSRALENRDLRREVRRLRGELAHTYGMSNIVAANPRMLAVLETIRQVADMPATVLLLGESGTGKELLARLLHFESVRRERPFVPINCSAIPENLIESELFGYIKGAFTDARGSKEGLFQAAQGGTLYLDEIGDMPLALQAKLLRIIEDKRVRPLGATVEKGIDVRIVAATNTDLEVAVAQSKFRADLYYRLATITVHIPPLRDRPEDLPLLVRHFLSRAAADCGKPLPTIEPKAEECLMRYAWPGNIRELQNVIQSAVILCREKRITVADMPPRVTGEQTLTRMFDEAAARRMSLDEVEREYLRVVLAGVNGNKTEAAAILGVDRKTLYRKLEEADPAGLK